One window of Centropristis striata isolate RG_2023a ecotype Rhode Island chromosome 21, C.striata_1.0, whole genome shotgun sequence genomic DNA carries:
- the rnf157 gene encoding E3 ubiquitin ligase RNF157 isoform X5: protein MGALTSRQNIGVEEVDIPSSSVYRYPPKSGSYFASHFIMGGEKFDSTHPEGYLFGENTDLNFLGTRPVAFPYAAPPPQEPVKTLRSLINIRKDTLRLVRCSEDLKLPGDEAAGKNRACYNVEFTFDADTQVAITIYYQAIEEFHNGVPVYLPQDSSLQSETVHFKRGVCQQFCLPSHTVNLSEWADEELLFDMDKEVFPMVVQAVVDEGEEHLGHSHILLATFEKHMDGSYCVKPLKQKQVVDGVSYLLQEIYGIENKYNSQESKVADDEISDNSAECVVCLSDVRDTLILPCRHLCLCNACADTLRYQANCCPICRLPFRALLQIRAMRKKLSPLSPTSFNPVITSQTSDSEEHSASEHIPPGYEVVSLLEALNGPLSTSVVNPPPLHSGPSHVSGTLPPYSSEPHPAPARSLSPLDHSNSSQGLKLKKSGSKSLSQNSSVLPEEEDEKSCSESEACRHKLAVDQQESGVTPDSENLTLSSSGAIDHSSCTGTPLSSTITSPEDPVSSSLVQSVMSMASSHSQHSHISTDTMSSMSGSYLAGAEGEAGGDEGGDDAEGEENQDAPMESRGPSQQDGEFSNEPKEQNYSVGVEEQDSEGNDVTEEDCSSPSNGKDGAVPFKMHVMLADSTTTCSIRTGLNGFSYSMCAPEPRPTSQ, encoded by the exons ATGGGAGCTTTAACAAGCAGGCAAAACATAGGCGTGGAAGAAGTGGACATTCCGTCCAGTTCGGTGTACCGATATCCGCCGAAATCTG gGAGTTACTTCGCCAGCCATTTCATCATGGGGGGAGAGAAGTTTGACTCCACCCATCCGGAGGGTTACCTGTTTGGGGAAAACACAGACCTTAACTTCCTGGGAACCAGACCTGTGGCG tTCCCGTACGCAGCCCCTCCACCTCAGGAACCAGTAAAGACGTTAAGAAGCCTTATAAACATCCGTAAGGACACGCTGCGGCTTGTACG GTGCAGCGAGGACCTGAAGCTGCCGGGTGACGAGGCGGCGGGGAAGAACCGGGCCTGCTACAACGTAGAGTTCACTTTCGATGCTGACACACAGGTGGCCATAACGATCTACTACCAGGCCATAGAGGAGTTTCACAATGGAGTGCCAGt TTACCTGCCCCAGGACAGCTCCCTGCAGTCTGAGACGGTGCACTTCAAGAGGGGAGTGTGTCAGCAGTTCTGTCTGCCCTCACACACCGTGAACCTCAGCGAGTGGGCCGACGAGGAG CTGCTGTTTGACATGGACAAGGAGGTTTTCCCCATGGTGGTGCAGGCTGTCGTGGATGAGGGGGAAG AGCATTTGGGGCACTCTCACATACTGCTGGCTACATTTGAAAAG CACATGGACGGGAGCTACTGCGTGAAGCCTCTGAAGCAGAAACAAGTG GTGGATGGAGTGAGTTATCTACTGCAGGAGATCTATGGGATAGAGAACAAATACAACAGCCAAGAATCAAAG GTTGCTGACGATGAGATCAGTGACAACAGCGCtgagtgtgtggtgtgtttgtCAGATGTGCGAGACACTCTCATCCTGCCGTGCAGACACCTGTGTCTCTGCAACGCCTGCGCAGACACTCTGCGCTACCAGGCCAACTGCTGCCCCATCTGTAGACTGC CATTCAGAGCTCTGCTGCAGATCCGAGCCATGAGGAAGAAACTCAGCCCTCTGTCACCCACCAGCTTTAACCCCGTCATCACTTCACAGACATCTGACTCGGAGGAACACTCG GCGTCGGAGCACATCCCTCCAGGCTACGAGGTTGTGTCTCTGCTGGAGGCGTTAAACGGACCTCTGAGCACCTCCGTGGTGaatcctcctcctctgcactCCGGTCCCAGCCACGTATCCGGAACGCTGCCCCCGTACAGCAGCGAGCCTCACCCGGCACCGGCCCGCTCCCTCTCCCCTCTCGACCACTCCAACTCCAGTCAGGGACTCAAACTAAAGAAGAGTGGCTCAAA GTCACTTTCCCAGAATTCCTCTGTGCTtcctgaggaggaggatgagaagTCCTGCAGTGAATCAGAGGCTTGTCGCCACAAACTTGCCGTGGACCAGCAggag AGCGGAGTGACTCCAGACAGCGAGAACTTGACTCTCTCCTCATCCGGAGCCATCGACCACTCGTCCTGCACAGGAACCCCGCTCTCCTCCACCATCACCTCCCCTGAAG ACCCAGTGAGCAGCAGCCTGGTCCAGTCAGTGATGTCCATGGCCTCGTCCCACTCGCAGCACTCCCACATCAGCACTGACACCATGTCCTCCATGTCAGGGTCCTACCTGGCCGGGGCCGAAGGCGAAGCCGGGGGGGACGAGGGGGGAGACGACGCCGAGGGCGAGGAGAACCAGGACGCCCCCATGGAGAGCCGAGGACCGTCGCAGCAAGACGGG GAGTTTTCCAACGAGCCAAAGGAACAAAACTACTCAGTGGGTGTCGAGGAGCAGGACTCAGAG GGGAACGATGTGACTGAAGAGGACTGCTCCTCCCCGTCTAATGGGAAAG ATGGGGCAGTCCCTTTCAAAATGCACGTGATGTTGGCTGACTCCACCACAACATGCAGCATCAGGACCGGACTGAATGGCTTCTCATACAGCATGTGTGCACCAGAACCTCGGCCCACTTCACAGTGA
- the rnf157 gene encoding E3 ubiquitin ligase RNF157 isoform X1: MGALTSRQNIGVEEVDIPSSSVYRYPPKSGSYFASHFIMGGEKFDSTHPEGYLFGENTDLNFLGTRPVAFPYAAPPPQEPVKTLRSLINIRKDTLRLVRCSEDLKLPGDEAAGKNRACYNVEFTFDADTQVAITIYYQAIEEFHNGVPVYLPQDSSLQSETVHFKRGVCQQFCLPSHTVNLSEWADEELLFDMDKEVFPMVVQAVVDEGEEHLGHSHILLATFEKHMDGSYCVKPLKQKQVVDGVSYLLQEIYGIENKYNSQESKVADDEISDNSAECVVCLSDVRDTLILPCRHLCLCNACADTLRYQANCCPICRLPFRALLQIRAMRKKLSPLSPTSFNPVITSQTSDSEEHSASEHIPPGYEVVSLLEALNGPLSTSVVNPPPLHSGPSHVSGTLPPYSSEPHPAPARSLSPLDHSNSSQGLKLKKSGSKSLSQNSSVLPEEEDEKSCSESEACRHKLAVDQQESGVTPDSENLTLSSSGAIDHSSCTGTPLSSTITSPEDPVSSSLVQSVMSMASSHSQHSHISTDTMSSMSGSYLAGAEGEAGGDEGGDDAEGEENQDAPMESRGPSQQDGEFSNEPKEQNYSVGVEEQDSEGNDVTEEDCSSPSNGKGGRSRCPELANNNQGVALCDTPSLGLDNEQAPDSRFAGLMYLGGYRPVLEPLPHHTSTSNINLEEQGAENRDGQSPKHPRRGPLIV, encoded by the exons ATGGGAGCTTTAACAAGCAGGCAAAACATAGGCGTGGAAGAAGTGGACATTCCGTCCAGTTCGGTGTACCGATATCCGCCGAAATCTG gGAGTTACTTCGCCAGCCATTTCATCATGGGGGGAGAGAAGTTTGACTCCACCCATCCGGAGGGTTACCTGTTTGGGGAAAACACAGACCTTAACTTCCTGGGAACCAGACCTGTGGCG tTCCCGTACGCAGCCCCTCCACCTCAGGAACCAGTAAAGACGTTAAGAAGCCTTATAAACATCCGTAAGGACACGCTGCGGCTTGTACG GTGCAGCGAGGACCTGAAGCTGCCGGGTGACGAGGCGGCGGGGAAGAACCGGGCCTGCTACAACGTAGAGTTCACTTTCGATGCTGACACACAGGTGGCCATAACGATCTACTACCAGGCCATAGAGGAGTTTCACAATGGAGTGCCAGt TTACCTGCCCCAGGACAGCTCCCTGCAGTCTGAGACGGTGCACTTCAAGAGGGGAGTGTGTCAGCAGTTCTGTCTGCCCTCACACACCGTGAACCTCAGCGAGTGGGCCGACGAGGAG CTGCTGTTTGACATGGACAAGGAGGTTTTCCCCATGGTGGTGCAGGCTGTCGTGGATGAGGGGGAAG AGCATTTGGGGCACTCTCACATACTGCTGGCTACATTTGAAAAG CACATGGACGGGAGCTACTGCGTGAAGCCTCTGAAGCAGAAACAAGTG GTGGATGGAGTGAGTTATCTACTGCAGGAGATCTATGGGATAGAGAACAAATACAACAGCCAAGAATCAAAG GTTGCTGACGATGAGATCAGTGACAACAGCGCtgagtgtgtggtgtgtttgtCAGATGTGCGAGACACTCTCATCCTGCCGTGCAGACACCTGTGTCTCTGCAACGCCTGCGCAGACACTCTGCGCTACCAGGCCAACTGCTGCCCCATCTGTAGACTGC CATTCAGAGCTCTGCTGCAGATCCGAGCCATGAGGAAGAAACTCAGCCCTCTGTCACCCACCAGCTTTAACCCCGTCATCACTTCACAGACATCTGACTCGGAGGAACACTCG GCGTCGGAGCACATCCCTCCAGGCTACGAGGTTGTGTCTCTGCTGGAGGCGTTAAACGGACCTCTGAGCACCTCCGTGGTGaatcctcctcctctgcactCCGGTCCCAGCCACGTATCCGGAACGCTGCCCCCGTACAGCAGCGAGCCTCACCCGGCACCGGCCCGCTCCCTCTCCCCTCTCGACCACTCCAACTCCAGTCAGGGACTCAAACTAAAGAAGAGTGGCTCAAA GTCACTTTCCCAGAATTCCTCTGTGCTtcctgaggaggaggatgagaagTCCTGCAGTGAATCAGAGGCTTGTCGCCACAAACTTGCCGTGGACCAGCAggag AGCGGAGTGACTCCAGACAGCGAGAACTTGACTCTCTCCTCATCCGGAGCCATCGACCACTCGTCCTGCACAGGAACCCCGCTCTCCTCCACCATCACCTCCCCTGAAG ACCCAGTGAGCAGCAGCCTGGTCCAGTCAGTGATGTCCATGGCCTCGTCCCACTCGCAGCACTCCCACATCAGCACTGACACCATGTCCTCCATGTCAGGGTCCTACCTGGCCGGGGCCGAAGGCGAAGCCGGGGGGGACGAGGGGGGAGACGACGCCGAGGGCGAGGAGAACCAGGACGCCCCCATGGAGAGCCGAGGACCGTCGCAGCAAGACGGG GAGTTTTCCAACGAGCCAAAGGAACAAAACTACTCAGTGGGTGTCGAGGAGCAGGACTCAGAG GGGAACGATGTGACTGAAGAGGACTGCTCCTCCCCGTCTAATGGGAAAG GTGGGCGGAGCAGGTGTCCAGAGTTGGCCAATAACAATCAGGGCGTCGCCCTCTGTGACACGCCCTCTTTGGGGCTGGATAATGAGCAGGCTCCCGACAGCCGATTCGCCG GTCTTATGTACCTCGGGGGCTACAGGCCTGTTCTGGAGCCCCTCCCCCACCACACCTCCACCAGCAACATCAACCTGGAGGAGCAGGGTGCTGAGAACAGGGACGGCCAGAGTCCTAAACATCCACGCCGCGGACCACTCAttgtgtaa